One Setaria viridis chromosome 7, Setaria_viridis_v4.0, whole genome shotgun sequence genomic region harbors:
- the LOC117862563 gene encoding peptidyl-prolyl cis-trans isomerase FKBP19, chloroplastic, translating to MVVLAKLGAPSTPGFMMDRRRLMLIPAITIGIGSCQYTFEKGAAKAEFADMPALRGKDYGKTKMRYPDYTETESGLQYKDLRVGDGPSPKNGETVVVDWDGYTIGYYGRIFEARNKTKGGSFEGGDKDFFKFKVGSGQVIPAFEEAISGMAPGGVRRIIVPPDLGYPDNDYNKLGPKPTTFSGQRALDFVLRNQGLIDKTLLFDIELLKIIPNQ from the exons ATGGTGGTTCTCGCGAAGCTCGGGGCGCCAAGCACGCCAG GTTTTATGATGGACAGAAGGAGACTGATGTTGATCCCAGCAATCACCATTGGCATAGGCTCCTGTCAGTACACGTTTGAGAAGGGAGCAGCGAAAGCTGAATTTGCTGATA TGCCTGCACTTCGAGGTAAAGATTATGGAAAGACAAAAATGCGGTATCCAGATTACACTGAAACAGAATCAGGACTCCAGTACAAG GACTTGCGGGTTGGTGATGGCCCTTCCCCAAAAAATGGGGAGACTGTTGTG GTTGATTGGGATGGCTATACAATTGGATACTATGGTCGTATTTTTGAAGCTCGGAACAAGACCAAAGGAGGTTCGTTTGAG GGTGGTGACAAAGACTTCTTCAAGTTTAAGGTTGGATCAGGGCAG GTCATACCAGCTTTTGAGGAGGCTATATCAGGCATGGCTCCCGGAGGAGTTAGGAG GATAATTGTACCACCGGATCTTGGGTACCCAGATAATGACTACAACAAGTTGGGTCCAAAACCAACGACATTCTCG GGACAAAGAGCTCTTGATTTTGTTCTACGGAATCAAGGCTTGATAGACAAAACTCTGCTATTTGACATTGAGCTTCTCAAGATAATTCCAAATCAGTAG